Proteins from one Parvibaculum lavamentivorans DS-1 genomic window:
- the lnt gene encoding apolipoprotein N-acyltransferase, whose protein sequence is MRVESGLAAAVYRVERVAVALAELRGWRRYLAAFAAGAVSVLALPPYDFLPVLFITVPFLIWLLDGVGEPTRSRRRRVLWRAGVVGWWFGFGYFLLGLYWIGHAFLVEAEKFAFLLPVAVTLLPAGLALFTGAAAALARLFWFRGYRRVVVLAVSWTVLEWLRGHILTGFPWNLIGESFSGSDALMQAAALVGAYGLSFIALLIVGSPAAFDTRVSPAQRAVDGELLTAPLIALAGLALIWVGGAARISSAELKYADGVSVRIVHPNTPFADDWADENRVLTIIGQLLRMSRDPTPERPRGIDGKTVVVWPENAVPVLLARQPYVLSAIGRVLPEGALLIAGSNRGEPEPGGPSDRLRVFYNSLYVVGAGGEIVETYDKHHLVPFGEYVPLRHWLGRIGLRQLVQFQGSFDVGPGPRTLTLPGLPPVSPLICYEVIFPGEVVAPGPRPDWMVNITNDAWFGVHAGPSQHFSQVRLRAVEQGLPLVRAANSGISAVIDPYGRVLKSLPLDRRGVIDAALPAPLQPTLYARLGDFFLAFLLLAASAAAWYGRPRVKSRA, encoded by the coding sequence GTGCGGGTTGAAAGCGGCCTTGCTGCCGCCGTCTATCGCGTTGAACGTGTCGCTGTCGCGCTGGCCGAGTTGCGTGGCTGGCGGCGCTATCTGGCGGCGTTTGCTGCCGGCGCCGTCAGCGTGCTGGCCCTTCCGCCTTATGATTTCTTGCCGGTTCTCTTCATCACCGTGCCTTTCCTCATCTGGCTTCTGGATGGTGTAGGCGAGCCGACGAGATCGCGCCGCCGCCGTGTTCTGTGGCGTGCGGGCGTCGTCGGCTGGTGGTTCGGCTTCGGCTATTTCCTTCTCGGGCTCTATTGGATCGGTCATGCCTTTCTGGTCGAAGCGGAGAAGTTCGCCTTTCTGCTTCCCGTCGCCGTCACTCTTCTGCCGGCGGGCCTCGCGCTTTTCACGGGCGCCGCCGCGGCGCTTGCACGGCTCTTCTGGTTTCGCGGCTATCGGCGTGTCGTCGTGCTCGCGGTTTCCTGGACGGTGCTGGAATGGCTCCGTGGCCATATATTGACGGGCTTCCCGTGGAACCTGATCGGCGAAAGTTTCTCAGGCTCGGATGCGCTCATGCAGGCTGCGGCGCTTGTCGGCGCCTATGGCCTCTCTTTCATCGCGCTGCTGATCGTCGGTTCGCCGGCTGCGTTCGATACGCGTGTCAGCCCAGCGCAGCGGGCCGTAGACGGCGAGCTTCTCACCGCGCCCTTGATTGCATTGGCGGGTTTGGCGTTGATCTGGGTTGGAGGTGCCGCGCGCATTTCCTCGGCCGAGTTGAAATATGCCGACGGCGTCAGCGTCAGGATCGTGCATCCGAACACGCCTTTCGCCGACGATTGGGCGGATGAGAACCGTGTTCTCACCATCATCGGGCAGCTTCTACGCATGTCGCGCGATCCGACGCCGGAACGGCCTCGGGGCATCGACGGAAAGACGGTCGTCGTCTGGCCGGAGAATGCTGTGCCGGTGCTGCTTGCGCGCCAGCCCTATGTTCTCTCCGCCATCGGCCGCGTCTTGCCCGAAGGCGCACTGCTGATCGCCGGCTCCAATCGCGGTGAGCCGGAACCTGGCGGTCCATCGGACCGTTTGCGCGTCTTCTACAACAGCCTCTATGTCGTCGGTGCGGGCGGCGAAATCGTTGAAACCTACGACAAGCATCATCTCGTGCCTTTCGGGGAATATGTGCCGCTGCGCCATTGGCTTGGCCGCATCGGTCTTCGCCAGCTCGTCCAGTTCCAGGGCAGTTTCGATGTCGGGCCGGGCCCGCGCACGCTGACACTCCCGGGCCTGCCGCCGGTAAGTCCGCTTATCTGCTACGAAGTCATTTTCCCTGGCGAGGTGGTTGCGCCCGGTCCCCGGCCGGATTGGATGGTCAACATCACGAATGATGCCTGGTTCGGCGTCCATGCCGGTCCGAGCCAGCACTTCTCGCAAGTCCGCCTGCGTGCGGTGGAGCAGGGCCTGCCCCTTGTCCGCGCGGCGAACAGCGGCATTTCCGCCGTCATCGACCCCTATGGCCGGGTATTGAAAAGTCTCCCCCTCGACAGGCGCGGCGTCATCGACGCGGCCTTGCCCGCTCCCCTGCAGCCCACCCTCTACGCCCGTCTCGGCGACTTCTTTCTGGCCTTCCTGCTGCTCGCGGCCTCCGCCGCCGCCTGGTACGGCCGGCCAAGGGTCAAAAGCCGCGCCTGA
- a CDS encoding helix-turn-helix domain-containing protein, translating into MRRMLIGMSQEKLGESLGLTFQQVQKYEKGSNRIGASRLYQIGSVLGVPIEYFFEGVEPGEGNGMEPDAAPSPGFDMDILSTAEGIQLNSAFFAIADPKLRKRILDLVKALGGLSDEVETPATDENQPH; encoded by the coding sequence ATGCGCCGCATGCTGATCGGCATGAGCCAGGAAAAACTGGGCGAGAGCCTCGGTCTCACCTTCCAGCAGGTTCAGAAATACGAGAAGGGCAGCAACCGCATCGGGGCGAGCCGCCTTTATCAGATTGGCAGCGTGCTGGGTGTTCCGATCGAATACTTCTTCGAAGGCGTGGAGCCGGGCGAAGGCAATGGCATGGAACCGGACGCAGCCCCCTCCCCCGGCTTCGACATGGACATTCTTTCGACGGCCGAAGGCATACAGCTCAACAGTGCTTTCTTCGCTATCGCCGACCCGAAGCTCCGCAAGCGTATTCTCGACCTCGTAAAGGCCCTGGGCGGTTTGAGCGACGAGGTGGAAACGCCGGCAACGGACGAAAACCAGCCCCATTGA
- the metK gene encoding methionine adenosyltransferase, giving the protein MARSNFLFTSESVSEGHPDKVCDRISDAVVDLYLAADPFARVACETLTTTNKIVLAGEVRGPASITKEKVEETARNAVKAIGYEQEGFHWKNADVEVLLHAQSADIAQGVDAAGNKDEGAGDQGIMFGYACTETDVLMPSPIYYAHRILKRMAEDRHSGKRPEFEPDAKSQVTMKYENGKPVGVTSVVVSTQHKANVSQADLRELVRDAVKSVLPNGWFPPEEEFYVNPTGNFVIGGPDGDAGLTGRKIIVDTYGGWAPHGGGAFSGKDPTKVDRSAAYASRYLAKNVVAAGLSERCTIQLSYAIGVSKPLSIYCDLHGTGKVEEDAIEKAVAKCMDLSPRGIREHLQLNRPIYERTAAYGHFGRVPESDGGFSWEKTDLADKLKAEIR; this is encoded by the coding sequence TTGGCTAGGTCAAATTTCCTGTTCACCAGCGAATCCGTTTCAGAGGGCCACCCCGATAAGGTGTGCGACAGGATTTCCGACGCCGTCGTCGATCTCTATCTGGCGGCCGATCCTTTTGCCCGCGTCGCCTGCGAAACGCTGACAACCACGAACAAGATCGTGCTCGCCGGCGAAGTGCGCGGCCCCGCCTCCATCACCAAGGAGAAGGTCGAGGAAACGGCGCGCAACGCCGTCAAGGCAATCGGCTACGAACAGGAAGGCTTCCACTGGAAGAATGCCGATGTCGAGGTGCTGCTGCATGCCCAGTCCGCCGACATCGCACAGGGCGTTGATGCCGCCGGCAACAAGGATGAAGGCGCTGGCGACCAGGGCATCATGTTCGGCTATGCCTGCACCGAGACGGATGTGCTCATGCCGTCGCCGATCTATTACGCCCATCGCATCCTGAAACGCATGGCCGAGGATCGTCATTCGGGCAAGCGTCCCGAGTTCGAGCCGGATGCCAAGAGTCAGGTGACGATGAAATATGAAAACGGCAAGCCGGTCGGCGTGACCTCGGTTGTCGTTTCGACGCAGCACAAGGCGAATGTTTCGCAGGCAGATCTCCGCGAACTCGTCCGCGACGCCGTGAAGAGCGTTCTGCCCAATGGCTGGTTCCCGCCGGAAGAAGAATTCTACGTGAACCCCACCGGCAACTTCGTGATCGGCGGCCCGGACGGCGACGCCGGCCTCACCGGCCGCAAGATCATCGTCGACACCTATGGTGGCTGGGCGCCGCATGGCGGCGGTGCCTTCTCCGGCAAGGATCCGACGAAGGTCGACCGTTCGGCGGCTTACGCATCGCGTTACCTCGCGAAAAACGTTGTGGCCGCAGGCCTTTCCGAGCGCTGCACCATTCAGCTTTCCTATGCGATTGGTGTCTCGAAGCCGCTTTCGATCTATTGCGATCTGCACGGCACGGGCAAGGTCGAGGAAGATGCGATCGAGAAGGCTGTCGCGAAATGCATGGATCTCAGCCCGCGTGGTATCCGCGAGCATCTTCAGCTCAACCGGCCGATCTATGAGCGCACGGCCGCTTACGGTCATTTCGGCCGCGTGCCGGAATCGGATGGCGGTTTCTCCTGGGAGAAGACCGACCTCGCGGACAAGCTCAAGGCGGAAATCCGCTAA
- the trmB gene encoding tRNA (guanosine(46)-N7)-methyltransferase TrmB: MSPRNSHLGSASEKSRRHVYGRTKGKSLRSRQAHLMETLGKRVSISLADSTIDPARLFECASEVWLEIGFGGGEHLAHQAALHPDVGILGCEPFVNGVAKLVAEIDERGLENIRILNDDARFLLERLAPASLARTFILYPDPWPKKRHNKRRFINEETLAFLARALKPGGELRFASDIPDYIAWTLAHIARFNRENGETFVWTAEKPADWRTPYEGWPGTRYEAKAIREGRTPTYLAFRRA; the protein is encoded by the coding sequence ATGAGCCCGAGAAATTCACATCTGGGCAGTGCTTCGGAGAAATCCCGCCGCCACGTCTATGGCCGGACCAAGGGCAAGAGCTTGCGGTCCCGTCAGGCACATCTGATGGAGACCCTCGGCAAGAGGGTCTCCATTTCTCTTGCCGACAGCACCATTGATCCGGCCAGGCTCTTCGAGTGTGCAAGCGAAGTCTGGCTCGAAATCGGCTTCGGTGGCGGCGAGCATCTCGCGCACCAGGCCGCGCTTCATCCCGATGTAGGTATCCTGGGCTGCGAGCCCTTCGTGAACGGCGTCGCCAAGCTCGTCGCCGAAATCGACGAACGCGGCCTCGAAAACATCCGCATTCTCAACGACGATGCCCGCTTCCTGCTGGAGCGGCTGGCGCCTGCCTCGCTCGCCCGAACCTTCATCCTTTACCCCGATCCCTGGCCGAAAAAACGCCATAACAAGCGCCGCTTCATCAATGAGGAGACGCTGGCCTTCCTCGCCCGCGCCTTGAAGCCGGGCGGCGAACTGCGTTTCGCAAGCGACATTCCCGATTACATCGCCTGGACGCTCGCCCATATCGCCCGCTTCAACCGCGAAAATGGCGAAACCTTCGTCTGGACCGCCGAAAAGCCAGCCGATTGGCGCACGCCCTATGAAGGCTGGCCTGGCACCCGCTATGAGGCAAAGGCGATCCGCGAAGGCCGCACACCCACCTATCTCGCCTTCCGCCGCGCCTGA
- the rimP gene encoding ribosome maturation factor RimP: MPSTGLDKKPDSGATDLAALDTHLIAPPGVARRVFEQLRAPAEGAGFEIVRVRFGVQDGQTLQIMAERPDGSMTVEDCAELSRMLSALLDVEDPIPGEYHLEISSAGIDRPLTRPKDFERWSGFEVKVGLSEPLSGRKRFRGILQGVEDDEVLVECDIEGFSEPQVLGLPFRQLSEAKLVMSDDLIRESLKRQGPVNDDPDAPADGE; this comes from the coding sequence TTGCCCTCCACGGGTCTCGATAAAAAGCCTGACAGCGGCGCAACCGATCTCGCCGCGCTCGACACGCATCTGATCGCGCCTCCCGGCGTTGCGCGCAGGGTGTTCGAGCAGCTGCGGGCGCCGGCCGAGGGCGCGGGCTTCGAGATCGTCCGGGTGCGCTTCGGTGTGCAGGACGGCCAGACGCTGCAGATCATGGCGGAGCGGCCGGACGGGTCGATGACGGTCGAGGATTGCGCGGAGCTGTCGCGCATGTTGTCGGCGCTGCTCGATGTCGAGGATCCGATCCCCGGCGAATATCATCTGGAAATCTCGTCGGCCGGCATCGACAGGCCGCTGACAAGGCCGAAGGATTTCGAACGCTGGAGCGGCTTTGAAGTGAAAGTCGGCTTGTCGGAGCCCCTCTCGGGCCGCAAGCGGTTTCGCGGCATCCTTCAGGGCGTCGAGGATGACGAAGTTCTTGTTGAGTGCGATATCGAAGGTTTTTCGGAGCCGCAGGTTCTCGGCCTGCCGTTCCGTCAGTTGAGTGAGGCGAAGCTCGTGATGAGCGACGACCTCATAAGGGAAAGTCTCAAACGACAGGGCCCGGTCAATGATGACCCGGACGCCCCCGCCGACGGAGAATAA
- the nusA gene encoding transcription termination factor NusA: MAVSANRLELLQIADAVAREKSIDREVVIEAMAEAIQKAARSRYGAENEIRARINPQTGEIRLVRLLEVVDTVENDAVQIDLKSAQRRNPAAQLGDLIEDELPPVDFGRIAAQTAKQVIVQKVRDAERERQYDEYKDRIGEIVNGIVKRVEYGNVIVDLGRGEAIVRRDELLPRETFRNGDRVRAYIYDVRREQRGPQIFLSRSHPQFMAKLFAQEVPEIYDGIIEIKAVARDPGSRAKIAVLSNDSSIDPVGACVGMRGSRVQAVVNELQGEKIDIIQWSPDAATFIVNGLAPAEVVKVVLDEDAQRIEVVVPDDQLSLAIGRRGQNVRLASQLTGWDIDILTEAEESERRQAEFLSRTATFAEALDVDEMIAQLLASEGFASIEEVAYVDLDEIAEIEGFDEDTAQEIQSRALEYIERQNAEFDAKRRELGVADEVADVPGVTPKMMVAFGENDVKTVEDLAGCATDDLIGWNETVNGERKHQQGIIEGFDLTAEEANDLIMQARLKAGWITEADLASDEEEEAGETDEVGEEA; encoded by the coding sequence ATGGCTGTAAGCGCCAACCGGCTCGAACTGTTGCAGATCGCGGATGCGGTCGCGCGCGAAAAGTCGATCGACCGCGAAGTCGTCATCGAGGCGATGGCGGAAGCGATCCAGAAGGCCGCGCGTTCCCGCTACGGCGCGGAAAATGAAATCCGTGCACGGATCAATCCGCAGACCGGTGAAATTCGCCTCGTGCGCCTCCTCGAAGTGGTGGACACAGTCGAAAACGACGCCGTCCAGATCGACCTGAAATCCGCGCAGCGCCGCAATCCGGCCGCGCAGCTCGGCGATCTCATCGAGGACGAGCTGCCGCCGGTCGATTTCGGCCGCATCGCCGCGCAGACCGCCAAGCAGGTCATCGTGCAGAAGGTGCGCGACGCCGAGCGCGAGCGCCAGTACGACGAATACAAGGATCGCATCGGCGAGATCGTCAACGGCATCGTCAAGCGCGTCGAATACGGCAACGTCATCGTCGATCTCGGTCGCGGCGAAGCCATTGTCCGCCGCGACGAGCTGCTTCCGCGCGAAACCTTCCGCAATGGCGATCGCGTCCGCGCCTATATCTATGACGTGCGCCGCGAACAGCGCGGCCCGCAGATTTTCCTCTCGCGCTCGCATCCCCAGTTCATGGCGAAGCTCTTCGCGCAGGAAGTGCCGGAAATCTATGATGGCATCATCGAGATCAAGGCCGTCGCCCGCGATCCGGGCAGCCGTGCGAAGATCGCCGTTCTCTCGAACGACTCGTCGATCGATCCCGTCGGCGCCTGCGTCGGTATGCGCGGCTCCCGCGTGCAGGCCGTGGTGAACGAATTGCAGGGCGAAAAGATCGACATCATCCAGTGGTCGCCCGATGCCGCCACCTTCATCGTCAATGGCCTCGCGCCGGCCGAAGTCGTCAAGGTCGTGCTGGACGAAGATGCACAGCGCATCGAAGTCGTCGTGCCGGACGATCAGCTCTCGCTAGCCATTGGCCGCCGTGGCCAGAACGTGCGCCTCGCCTCGCAGCTCACCGGCTGGGATATCGACATCCTGACCGAGGCCGAAGAGAGCGAACGCCGTCAGGCCGAATTCCTCAGCCGCACGGCAACCTTCGCCGAGGCGCTTGATGTCGACGAGATGATCGCGCAGCTCCTCGCCTCCGAAGGCTTCGCCTCGATCGAGGAAGTGGCTTATGTCGACCTCGATGAAATCGCCGAAATCGAAGGCTTCGACGAAGACACCGCTCAGGAAATCCAGAGCCGCGCGCTCGAATATATCGAACGCCAGAACGCGGAGTTCGATGCGAAGCGCCGTGAGCTCGGCGTCGCCGATGAAGTGGCCGACGTGCCGGGCGTCACGCCGAAGATGATGGTTGCCTTCGGCGAGAACGACGTGAAGACGGTCGAGGACCTTGCCGGCTGTGCCACCGACGATCTCATCGGCTGGAACGAGACGGTGAACGGCGAGCGCAAGCATCAGCAGGGTATCATCGAGGGCTTCGATCTGACCGCCGAGGAGGCGAACGACCTCATCATGCAGGCGCGCCTCAAGGCCGGCTGGATCACCGAGGCCGATCTCGCCTCCGACGAAGAGGAAGAGGCCGGTGAAACGGACGAGGTTGGTGAAGAAGCCTGA
- a CDS encoding RNA-binding protein, with protein sequence MKKPDGEAHAADPQGEGAEATDPSERRCIVSGESGPKGGLIRFVLDPEGRVVPDLAEKLPGRGLWVTGTRAMLEKAVAKGHFARAAKASASADSGLPDLVERLLARRAADTLGLARKAGALEAGFEKVMTAIDRGRVVCLIEARDGAEDGRRKLEQRLRVAKEQGILPDVPVLSPLWAYEMGLALGRGNVIHAALIQGRMQAKVMADLVRLERYGRKDSPENARSL encoded by the coding sequence GTGAAGAAGCCTGACGGCGAGGCGCACGCGGCCGATCCGCAGGGTGAAGGCGCCGAAGCCACGGATCCCTCGGAGCGCCGCTGCATCGTCTCGGGCGAGAGCGGCCCGAAAGGCGGGCTGATCCGTTTCGTGCTCGACCCCGAAGGCCGGGTCGTGCCGGATCTGGCGGAAAAGCTCCCCGGAAGGGGTTTATGGGTGACCGGAACCCGCGCAATGCTTGAAAAAGCCGTTGCGAAGGGTCACTTCGCAAGGGCGGCCAAGGCTTCCGCCAGTGCGGATTCTGGCCTTCCCGATCTTGTGGAGCGCCTGCTCGCCCGCCGCGCCGCCGATACGCTGGGCCTCGCCCGCAAGGCAGGCGCGCTGGAAGCAGGTTTTGAGAAGGTTATGACGGCCATAGATCGTGGCCGCGTGGTGTGCCTCATCGAGGCCAGGGATGGCGCCGAAGATGGTCGCCGCAAGCTCGAACAGCGCCTCCGGGTGGCCAAAGAGCAAGGTATTCTGCCCGATGTCCCCGTTCTCAGCCCCCTCTGGGCCTATGAAATGGGTTTGGCATTGGGTAGGGGAAATGTGATACATGCTGCCCTGATCCAGGGACGCATGCAGGCGAAAGTCATGGCGGATCTCGTCAGGCTGGAACGCTATGGGCGGAAAGACAGCCCGGAAAATGCCCGTTCTCTCTGA